Genomic DNA from Candidatus Parcubacteria bacterium:
TATCCAGAATTCTACTTTTGCTTCCTCTCCTGGTTGAAGATAGCGAAGTTCAGGAATAGTTTCTCCATTCCATATAATTGAATTGTCGCCTGGTTTGTTTTCACTTTTGGGACATTCTATAGTAGACAAATCATATAAATTTCCTTCTAAGGTAGAAATTAAAACCAAATCTCTAAAAGGTTTTTCATTTATATTTCTAAAAGAAACTTGGTAGTGCAGCATTTCACCATGTGAAGCAATATATTCTGATTTGTTATTAATTTCTTGAGAGATTAAAAAAACAGGTTTATATGTAAGAGGGTTTTTTGTTGTTTCCTTTAATAAAATTTTTTCTCCACGGATAGTAATTGATAATTTGGCAACAAAGATTATTTCTTTTCCAATTTCTTGTTGTTCTGAAAATTCTCCCCAGATTTCAATTTCTCCTGTCCCGTTTTTTTCTAATGCAGGGAGATTCCATTGATTTTCTTCTGCTGTTTTTGGATTAGATTTTTTTAGATTAAAATTTTGAGGAGTATCTATTTCCAATTTTATGTTAGTAAATGGATAGTCAATAAAAGAGTAATATCTTATTTTAAATTTTAATTCGTTTTTTGTTTGTGGAAAAATAGGAATTTTAGAGGGGATATCCAGTTCTAAATCCACAGGAATTTCTGAAAGTTGGGTAGAAAATGTGGAAATCTCTGACATTTGAGCAGAAGAGCTATGTTTTGTTTTGTAATTCAACCATGATTTAAGCTCTTCTTTTTTGCCTTCGCTTCCAAAAATTCTGGTTTTAAAAGTAAAAATTTTTTCTTCTTCAGGATGAAAGAAATTTCCAAATTTATCTGATGTTATATTTTCTATCATTTCTCCTTTTTCTGGAAGAGAGTAGACAGGGTGATTAAAGATAAGTTCAGGGCTTTCTAATATGACATTACCAGTATTTTTACAGCTTACAATATATGTTACCAATTCTCCTACTTTTACTATTTCTGGCCCAGAAATTTTTATTTCCATATTTATTTTGGGTGTGAGAAATTCTAAAATCAACGCTATAAAAACTAAAAAAATAGAGAAAATTAAAAGACCTCCTAATAAGATTGTTTTAATAGCTAAAGATTCAGAAGTAAAAACCTTTTCTCCTTTTTTGAGGAAGCTAATTGCTTTTTTAAATTTTTTAAAAAGATTTATATTCATCTTTATTTATCTTCTTTTATATAATAACATAGATTTTATTATTTTTCACACTTATTGCATGTTCTTGCTTCAGGATAAATTTCTAAACGTTCTTTGGGGATTGGTTTTCCGCACTTTTCACATTTTCCATATTGATTTTTTTTTATTTTATCAAGAGCTGAATTAATATCTTTAAGTTTTAATTCCATAGTAAATTCAAGAGGAAGACGGGTTGAGTATTCTTCAACTTCATCTGCTGCTTCTTCTAAATCGCCGCCGTTAAATTTAGGGAATAAGCTGTCCCAGTCCCCTTTTAGCTTCGGGTCTTTTTTGGCAAACGTTTCAAGCTCTTTTTCTATAGCAGTTTTTTCTTTTTCCAGCTTTTTTTTAATTTCTTGAATAAATTTTTTATCCATAATTTTTAGATCAAAATATGCGAAGAAAACAGATTTTTCAAATTCTGGGGTGTGGGCGTGGCGAAGCCCGAAGGGCAAAGCCCGAAGGGCGGAGGGGGGGCTGAATTTGAAAAATCTTGTTTTCGTAGCAGGAAATTTACTTTTACTTTGTATAAATATAAAGATACCAGTACCAAAAAGTAAAAATGATTCCAAAAAGGGCAAGCACAAATCCTAAAAACAATGCTCTTATCCATATCTTTTCTCTAAAACTTGGTTTTTGAGGGAGCGGTCGGAATATTATTTTTTCTTCATTAATTTTTTCTTTAAATATTTCTGATGGTTCTTCTTTAATTCTTTTCAAAATTTCTTCCCTATTTATTTCTTTTTCTTGTTTTTTTTCTTGTTCTATTTTTATTACAGCTGATTGATAAATCATTTCAATCTCATTTATTTTTTTCTGTAATTGAGCTTTTTGTTCTTCTATATCCCATCTTTCATTTTCAACTAACTCCCTTCTTTTCTCAGCTTCTCTCCTGTCTCTTTCTATCTGCCTTCTTTGTTTTTCATTTATTACTTTTTTTTCTTTTGATTCAATTATTTCTATTTGTTTTTCTATTATTTTTTCTTTTTGCAAAACATCCTGACATTTCTGCTTTAAAATTTCCATTTCTTGTTCAAGTTCATTTTTCTTTTCTTTCAATTGTTTGATTTTCTCAATTAAAGCAAAATGAGAGAGTTGTGATTCTTTTAGCGTCAATTCTTCTTTCGCTGTTTTTTCTTCTGTTAATTTCTGCTTTTTTTCTAATTCTTGTTCTGTTCTATCTAAGGTGTCGCTTTTCTGCTCTAAAATATCTAAATTTTCTCCTAATCGCCTAAATTTCTCTTTAAATTCTTCCCTTTCTTTTGTAAGCAGTTCTTTCTCTTTTTTTAATGAATCAACCTCTTTTTCTCTAAGGGCTAATTCTTGTTGTGTGGCATTTTCTCTATCCCTAAAAGACGATATTTTCTCTGCCATTGCTTTTGTTTTTTCTTCTAATTGGGATTTTTCCTGCTTTAAAATATTTTCTTCTTGCTCTGTATCTTCCATGCTTTCCTGTAGGGTTTTAAGTCTTTCTTTTAAATTATTTACTTTTCCATTTGTTTCTTTTTTTTCTGTAAATAGAGCATCTTTTTCTTCTTTTAACAATCTAATACTTTCTTTAAGTTTTTTTCTTTCGCTTTCTTTGATTAATAATTCTTTTTGCCAAGCACCTTCTCTTACAACGCAAGAAGATATTTTCTCTGCCATTGCTTTTGTTTTTTCTTCTAATTCTTCTCTTTTTGATTGAAGCTCTTTTTTTTCTTGAATCAGGACAGTCATTTTTTCTTCTAAAAATTCTAAAAAATTAACCCTTTTTCTTAGTTTTTCTTTCTCTTTTTTTAATGAATCAACCTCTTTTTCTCTAAGGGCTAATTCTTGTTGTGTGGCATTTTCTCTATCCCTAAAAGACGATATTTTCTCTGCCATTGCTTTTGTTTTTTCTTCTAATTGGGATTTTTCCTGCTTTAAAATATTTTCTTCTTGCTCTGTGTCTTCCATGCTTTCCTGTAGGGTTTTAAGTCTTTCTTTTAAATTATTTATTTTCCCGTCTGTTTCTTTTTTTTCTGTAAATAGAGCATCTTTTTCTTCTTTTAACAATCTAATACTTTCTTTAAGTTTTTCTCTCTCGCTTTCTTTGATTGTTAATTCCTTTTGCCAAGCACCTTCTCTTACAGCGCAAGAAGATATTTTCTCTGCCATTGCTTTTGTTTTCTCTTCTAATTCTTCTCTTCTCGATTGAAACTCTTTTTTCTCTTGAACTAAGGTTATCACTTCTTTTTCTAAGAAATTGACCCTTTTTATTAGTTTTTCTTTTTCATCTTTACCTTTTTCCAAGCTAATCTTTTTTGGTTTTGGCGGCGCTGTTAAAGGCGCTGCAGGAAGCAGTGTTTCAAGTCCTTCAACATCTTGTTTTATTGTTTTTGCCTTTTTAAAAGTTTTCAGGAATTTGCCTTTTAGGGGAGAAGAAAAGTCACGACCGTGAAGGTCTTTTTCCATTGTTTTTATTTTTTTAAAAAGATATTTTTTTCCTGCCATATAAAAATATAGTTTATTATATTATAACAAACTTTAGTTTAATATATCAAAGCTTTATTTAAAGAAATACCGATTTTCTTTATTCTTGATTTTCTAAAGAGAGGTTAATTCTGCCTTGTTCGTCAATAGAGATTACTTTTACCGGTACAATGTCTCCGATTTTTACCACATCTTCAACTTTTTCCACTCTTCCTTTGGCAAGCTTGGAAATATGGACCAATCCTTCCTGTCCTGGCAGAATTTCTACAAATGCGCCAAAATCCATAATTCTTTTTACTTTTCCTTGAAAAACTTCTCCAACTTTAACTTCTCTGGTAATATTTTTTATCCAGCTTACAGCTTTTTCGGCAGCATCTTCTTTTTCTGCTGTAATAAATATTCTGCCGTCTTCTTCAATGTCAATAGCAACCTTGCATTTTTCAATAATCTCATTGATTATTTTTCCGCCAGTTCCGATAACTTCTCTAATTTGCTCTGGTTTGATTTGGATAGTGTAAATTCTAGGCGCCCATTGAGAAAGTTTTTCTCTTGGTTTGGATAAAACTTTTTCCATTTCACCCAGAATATATTCTCTTGCTTTCTTGGCTTTTGATAAGGCATCTTCCAATATTTTTTCTGTAATGCCAGTAATTTTAACATCCATTTGAAGAGCAGTTATTCCGTTTTTAGTTCCAGCTACTTTTAGATCCATGTCTCCATAATGATCTTCAGGGCCTTGAATGTCAGTTAAAATTTTATATTTAGTTATTTCTCCCCGTTCATTGCTTTCTGTTATTAATCCCATGGCAATGCCAGTAGCCGGAGATTTTAAAGGAACACCAGCATCCATTAAAGCCATAGAAGAACTGGAGATTGAAGCCATTGATGTGGAACCGTTTGAGGAAAGGATTTCTGAAACAATTCTGATTGTATAAGGGAATGAATCAGAATCAGGAATTAAAGGCAGAAGCGCTTTTTCAGCCAGCATTCCATGCCCTATATCTCTTCTTCCAGGACCGCGCATAGGCCTTACTTCTCCAACAGAATAAGGTGGAAAATTGTAATGGTGCATAAATCTCTTTTTTCCGACAATTTCCATTCCTTCTAATAATCGATGGTCGCTTGGCGCTCCCAGGGTGAGAATGGAAAGCGATTTTGTTTCACCTCTTACAAATAATCCAGAGCCATGTGTTCTTGGCAAAAGGCCTACTTCTGCATAAATATTTCTTATTTCATCTAACTTTCTTCCGTCAGGCCTTAATTCTTTTTCTAAAATGTTTTTATGTATTATTCTTTCTGTTTCTTGTTCAAAAAAATCTTTAGCATACTTGATTTTTTTTCCATCTTGTTCTTGTTCTTTGATAAAAAAGATTAAATCTTCTCTTAACTCATTTAATGCTTTATTTCTTTCTTTTTTTGCTTTCTCGTTATTGTTAGAAAAAGTTAATGCATTTTCTAATTTATTTCCTAAAAATTCTTTAATTTCTTTTTTCCATTCCAGTTCATTGGCAGGCGTTTCTATTACAGCCTTTTCTTTGGCATTCTCTTTAATAATTTTTTGCTGGAATTCAATAAGATTTTTCAATTCTGCTCCAGCAATATTATATGCTTGCATAAAAGTTTTTTCTTCTGCTTCTTTTGCTTCGCCTTCAATCATATTAATTAAAATTTGATCACCTTTCATTCCTCCTGCTAAGATAAGGTCAATATCGCTTTGTTCCCTTTGTTCATAAGTGGGGTTTAAGACGAATTTTCCTTCAGTTTTACCGATTCTTAAATTAGCGATTGGTCCTTCCCAGGGAATATCAGAGATAGACAGGGATAGAGAAGCGCCTAAAAGTCCAAGGATATCAGGGTCGTTTTCGCTGTCCCAAGACAGGCAGGTAACAACCACTTGCACTTCCCTTTTAAGATTTTTTGGAAATTTTGGCCTGATAGCTCTGTCAATCAAGCGGGCAGTGAGAATTGCTTCATCAGAAGGACGGCTTTCTCTTCTGATATAACGCGAGCCGTAAATTTTTCCAGCTGCATAATATCTTTCTTCATAATCAACAGTAAGAGGGAAAAAATCAATGCCCTCCCTTTCTTGTCCTGACATTACAGCTGTAGCTAAAACCATGGTATCGCCGTAACGAACTAAAACTGAGCCATTTGCCTGCTCAGCTAAGTCTTTAATTTCAACGATAATATCCTTGCCGCCTATATTTAGTTTATATTTTTTAGAATCCATTTTTTATTTTTTTAAAAGGTATTTTTCAGGACTGCTTTCTAAATCAAGAAATTCATCAGCTGTTTCTTTAAGTTTGCCTGATGTGGAGCGGCCAAAAGCAATAACTTCCGTCCTTTTGCCTTGATTTTTTAGATATTCTACTAATGGAATAAAATCGCCGTCGCCAGAAATAAGGCAAATAACATCTACGCCAGGAGCAGTTTTAATAGCATCAATAACTATTCCTACATCCCAGTCAGCTTTTTTCATTCCACCGTAGAATTCTTGAAGATCTTTTACTCTTGTTTCAATTCCTAACTTAGTGAGGGCTTCAAAAAACGGCTGTTCTTCGCCGGTTTTTGTCCTGATAACATAAGCAAAAACCCTTATTAGCTTTCTGTCGCTTACTGCTGATTTTAATATCTCTCCGAAATTAACCTTTGACTGATATAGGTTTTTAGCAGAATGATAGAGATTTTGAACATCTATTAGAACTGCTATTTTTTGTTCTTTATGAATCAACATAGCTTAATTTTAACGAAGGTCGGGCCTTCGTTTTACTTTTTTAGTCCTATTTTCTTAATGATAGAATTATATTTGCGGATGCTTTCTTTTTTTAGATATGCAAGCAGTTTTCTTCTTTTAGAAACCATTTTTAAAAGTCCTCTTCTGGAATGAATATCTTTAGAATGTTTTTTTAAATGCAAAAGCAGCTGCCTAATTTCTTCGGAAAGCAAAGCAATCTGCACTTCAGCAGACCCAGTGTCTTTATTATGGATCTTGTATCCAGATATAATTTTTTCTTTTTGTTTTGCGTTTAACATTTTTTTATTATATCATCTTTTAAAAATAAGAACATAGCTAAGCTATAACCTTCTTTTTTTCACTCGCTCGTAGATTGAATAAATAAATTTATTCAATCTGTCTCGCTTCACTCGAAAATAAAAAAAGACTATATGCCCCGCGCAGGAATCGAACCTGCAACCTTAGGCTTAAGAGGCCTCTGCTCTGCCGATTGAGCTAGCGGGGCAGTTATTCGGTTTCGTTTATGTCTAAAATACAGTTACTATTAGTATCTGTGCTTGCGCTAGGAACTTGGCAATCAATTTGCCACCATGTTTGCAAGCCAGTCCATTCCTGGACACCGATAAACATCATAAAAGTATTAATAGTAATCCAAGCAGTGAAAATTATTATTAAACCGATAATTGTGTTGGTTATTATTTGTTTTGCTTTTTCCAGGTTAGCTGGGTTTGCTCCAGCTCCAAAAAACATTATGCCGCCGATAACGAGCATTAAAACTGCTACTGCCGGCACTATTCTAATTAACACAAAATCAATAATATTTTTAAAGAGTATAAAAAAATGGCAAAGCGTGCAGGGACAGGCCTCGTTTATTTCTGTTTCTGGATAAGGATCCTGAAATCCTACTTCGCTTGGATTTGCATCTCTGTATCCACATGGAACTAAAACAGCATTTGCTTGAATAGGCATTAAGGAAAACAATAAAAAAGATAAACAAATTATTGAAATTGTTTTTTTTGTATTCATATATGCCCCTGGAAGGATTCGAACCCTCATCCTTGGTTCCGAAGACCAATACTCTATCCGTTGAGCCACAGGGGCTTTAAATTATTTTAACAGATGGATTGAAAAAAACAAGGATTTAAGATAGAATAAAGCATATGAAAATACATAAAGAAATAAAATTTGTAATTGAGAAATTAAAAGAAAACAATTTTGAGGCATATTTAGTAGGCGGATGCGTGCGTGATTTGCTGCGTGGAAAAGAGCCATTGGATTGGGACATAACCACTAATGCCAAGCCGGAACAAATTGAAAAAGTTTTTCCAAAAACATTTAAAGACAATAAATTTGGCACAGTTGTTATTGTAACAAAAAGTAAAAATCCTCGGTTAAAAGAGATTGAAATTACTCCTTATAGAATTGAGTCAAAATATACAGATAAGAGACACCCGGATAGTATTTGCTTCGCTAAAACCATTGAAGAGGACCTTAAAAGGAGAGACTTTACCATTAACGCTATGGCTATCGATTTAAAATCCCAAATCCCAAATTCCAAATCCCAAATCCCAAATTCCAAACAAGAATTTGAGATAATTGATCTTTTTAAAGGGCAGGAGGATTTGAAGAATAAAGTCATTCGGGCAGTGGGCGAGCCAGATGAAAGATTTTCAGAGGATGCTTTGCGTTTAATGAGAGCAGTACGGCTTGCTACTGTTTTAGGAGACGGATGGAAAATTGAAGAAAAAACTGAGCAGGCAATCAAAAAAAATGCTCATTTGCTTGAAATGATTTCCAAAGAAAGAATTAGAGATGAATTTGTTAAAATTATAATGTCAGAAAGAGGTGCTCAAGGCATAGAAACATTGCGGAAGCTCAAACTCTTGCAATATATTATTCCAGAATTAGAAGAAGGTTATGGTGTTTCTCAGAATAAGCACCATATTTATGAGGTTTATGAGCATTCTTTACGCGCTTTAAGGTATGCTTGCGAAAAGAATTTTAATAAATATGTTCGCTTTGCAGCTCTTTTGCATGATGTGGGGAAACCAAGAACCAAAAATGGAAAAGGGGCAAATGCAACTTTTTACAACCATGAAATAGTAGGAGCTAAAATGAGTGAGCAGATTTTAAATCGCTTAAAATTTTCTAAAAAAGACACTGAGAAAATTGTAAGATTAGTCCGTTATCATTTGTTTTATTATAATGTTGACGAGGTCGGCGAATCGTCAGTAAGGCGGTTAGTGCGCCAGGCAGGACCAGAAAATATGGATGAACTTTTACAAGTGAGAATGGCTGATAGAATCGGGTCTGGCGTTCCTAAAGCAGAACCGTATAAATTAAGGCATTTAAAGTATATTATTGAAAAAGTTTCCCAAGATCCTATTTCAGTCACAATGCTTAAGATAAACGGAGAAGATGTAATGAGAATTTTGAAAATTAAACCAGGTTCCAAAATAGGCCAGGTTTTAGATGTTTTGCTTGGTTATGTTTTAAATGAGCCAAGCAAGAATAAGAAAGAGTTTTTAGAAAAAGAAACAGAAAAAATGAGTAAGCTTAGCGAAAAAGAACTAAGCTCCTTAGCTGAAAAGGCGCGCAAAGAAAGAATGGAAATTGTGACAAAAAGAGATAAAATGACAAAGCAAAAGTATTGGGTCACCTAATTTGATTTTAATACGGGATGTAGTGTAATGGTAGCACAGCCCCGCCCATTTAACGGGACGTGGTGTAACGGTTAACATATGCGCTTCGGGAGCGTAGGATTCCCGGTTCGATTCCGGGCGTCCCGAAAGAAAATGGGCGGGGTTTAGCCCGAGTTTACCCTGTTAAACAATTTGCTTTGCAAATTAAAATCAAAGATTTTATTTAACAGGGTGAAAATCTCGGCATCTCGACATTAGGGGGGCCTGTAGTTTAATGGTATGACACCGCATTCGCATTGCGGAGACGGCAGTTCGATTCTGCCCAGGTCCACCACTTCGCTCCTCGGCTTCGCTTCGGAGCTACGCGGTGCAAGCACGAGCATGATAAACATCCACCAAATAGGGACTATCCCTCACCTGTCCCTTTTTACAATTTGATTTTTGCCTAAAAAAGTGGTAGTTTGAGAATATAAAAGGAGGGGTGCCTGAGCGGTTGAAAGGGATGGTTTCGAAAACCATTGTGGTTTATATCACCGTGAGTTCGAATCTCACCCCCTCCGCAAATCTATGAACATTGAAGATTTTTTTAATTTTGAATATATTTATTTTGTTCTTGGAATTTTTTTAATTTTGGTTTGTCTTTGCATTTATTTCGCTTTTAAGCAAAAAAAGCGATTAGATATTTTTTTCCAAAGAGGAGAAAAAGATTTAGAAAAGGTTTTAACAGAGCAGATTAAAAAGACAGAGAAAATAGAAAATAATTTAAAAGAGATTTCAGAACAAATATCAAAATTAGAGACTATTTCTCAAAAAAGTTTTCAAAAAATCGGAATAATAAGATTTAATCCATTTAAAGAAGTAGGCGGAGACCAGAGTTTTGCTATTGCCCTTCTTGATTTAAATAATAATGGTTTTGTCATTACAAGCCATTATAGCAGAGAATCAAGTCGAGTTTATAATAAAGAAGTAAAAAATGGAAAATCAAAATATTCTTTATCCAATGAAGAGAAAAAAGCAATTGAAAAAGCTATAACAGAAGTATATTAGATTAAATACACAGCTCCGAAAACAAAATTTTTCAAATTCAGCCCCCCTTCGCCCTTCGGGCTTCGCCACGCCCGCACCCCAGAATTTAAAAAATCTGTTTTCTCCGCTTAAGTATAATTGAAAATGGGAAGTATTACTTAACCAGGTTAAGCAATAAACATTGCGACATTTGATACGACATTTTAAAAACTCGTAGTACATGGAACTCAAAAAACAAAAAAAACAAGAAAATTTTCAAACTAGACCTGCGGTAGTGGTTGTTTTAGGCCATGTTGACCATGGAAAAACAGCGATTTTAGATTTTATTAGAAAAACAAAAGTAATTGAAAGGGAGTCAGGCGGCATTACCCAGCATATTGGAGCTTATGAGGTAGATGAAGCCGGCAAGAAAATTACTTTTATTGATACACCTGGACATGAAGCGTTTTCAGCTATGCGTTCCAGAGGAGCTAAAGTAGCTGATATTGCTATTTTAGTAGTTGCTGGAGAAGAAGGGATTAAGCCGCAGACCAAAGAGGCAATAAATCATATAAAAAAAGCAGGCATTCCAATGATTGTGGCAATCAATAAAACAGACAAGCCAGAAGCAAATCCTGAAAAAGTAAAAAGAGAGCTTTCCCAACAAGATGTTTTAGCAGAGTCAATGGGCGGCAAAGTGCCTACAGTTAATGTTTCAGCCAAGACAGGCAAAGGAATATCAGAATTATTAGAGCTTATTTTGTTGCTTGCTGAAATACAAGAATTAAAAGGGGATTTATCTAAGCCAGGACAAGGCGTGATTATAGAGGCATATTTAGACAGCCATCGCGGTCCAACTGCCACTCTTGTTTTAAGGGATGGAATTTTAAAAAAAGGAGATATTATAGGAACTGGTTCTGTTTTAGGAAAAATTAAGATTTTAGAGGATTTTCAGGGCAAGCAAATTGAAAAAGCTATGCCATCGCAGCCGATCATTGTTTTAGGGTTAGAAGGAGTGCCTCAAATTGGAGAAAAGTTTAATGTTTATTCTGATATTGGAGCAGCTCAAAAATACATTGAGAAAAAAGAGAGAAAGCGCGAGACAAGACAGGTCCTGCCTGTTGATTCTTCTAAAAAGATTTTGAATCTCATTTTAAAGGCAGATGTTTCTGGCTCTTTGGAAGCAATAGAACAAGAGATTAAAAAACTGCCTCAAGAAAAAGTTGCTTTAAGAATTTTAAAAAGCGAGGTAGGCGAAGTTAATGAAAATGATGTTAGATTGGCAAAACCAGCTAAAGCCAAAATTTTATGTTTTCGGGTAAAGAAAAATCCTATTGCCCTAAAGTTTGCTGAGCAAGAAAAAATAAGGATAAAATGCTTTGATATTATTTATGAGCTTTTTCAAGAAGTTCGCTTAATGATGGAAAAAGTTTTAAGCGCAGAGATAGTCCGCAAGGATATAGGCAGGGTTAAAACATTAGTAGTGTTTATGTCAGAGAAAAATCGCCAGATTGTTGGAGGTAAAATTATTGAGGGTGAAGTGGAAAAGGGCTTAAAAATAGAGGTTTATCGTGGAGAGGAAAAAATTGGCAGAGGCAAGATGATAAATCTTCAGAAAAACAAAAAAGATATTGAAAAAGCAGGCAAAGGCGAGGAAATAGGAATTCTTTATCAAGGAGATGTCAAGATTGAATTAGGAGATGAGGTGGTTTTTTATAAAGAAGTGAGGGAAAAAGGAGAACTATGAGTGAAAGAATTAGAAAAGTTAATGAGCTTATCAAAAGGGAATTGTCGCAGATTATTTTAGAGGAAATGAATTTTCCTGAAAATGTTTTAGTTACTATTATTAAGGTGGAAGCAGCGCCAAACCTATATTCAGCAAGGGTTTATATCAATGTCATATCTACCTCGCACCGAGCTCGCTCTGGTGCTGGGCCTGAAAAAGAGGCAAAAGAGGCTTTTATAATGTTAAAAAACAACATCTATAATCTCCAGCAATTATTGAATAAGCGCTTAAGAATGAGGCCGATTCCACGCATTGAATTTTTACAAGAAAAACAGGTTCAAAAAACAGAAAAAATAGAGGAGATTTTAGATAAAATTAAGGTTGAAAAACAGAACTAAATCTGGTAAGCTTTAATTGTGGCCTGGTACCCAAGCAGTTAGGGAGCGGTTTGCAAAACCGTTTTACGCGAGTGCAAATCTCGCCCAGGCCTCAAAATGCCCGGGTGCTGTAACTGGTAGCCAGGATGGACTTAAAATCCATTGGATTTTTATCCGTGAGGGTTCGACCCCCTCTCCGGGCACATAAAATTTTCGCTTTGCTCAAATTTAGATGTTAAACACCGAGTGTTTAACACAGGTCACAAAGTAGAACGATCGTGCTGATTTGTGACACATAAAAAAAACACACTGGTTTTTAATCAGAGTGTTTTTAATTATTTTAATTATTTTCAGACAGATTTTAAATTTCTTTGATCACCTCAATATAGGTGTTTTTTACTCCAAAGGTTTTTGCGTCCAAATAAGAAGAAAACCATATATCAACATGATAATACCCTTTTTTCCAATGCATTCTGTCTTCCACCACAAAAATTTTATCTCCGTAAATTTCAGGAATACGGATTTTTGTTCCAAAAGAAAGTAGATTGTTGGCTACAATTCCGTCTTTAACATAAGTTCCAGAAGCAGTAATAAAAGGCGTATCATCGGTCTGCCAAACAGTGCTGGAATAGGCAGTGGTTAAAACCCTTATTTTCTTCACAATCTTTATTTCTGTTTGCGGGATAGGAGAAAGAGGCAAAAGAGCGCTTCCTTGAATAGCGGCAAATTCAAAATCAAGATTGGTTTCTTGCTCTTCTACTTCTGCTTCAGCTTCTACCTTATTAATTTTAGAATAAAATAAAAAGCAAACAAAAACAAATATTGCCGTAATAAACGTTGCTAGAATATACTTTTTGTAATTTTCTTTATTCATTCTTTGTCTTGCTTTATTTGTTAAATAAAGCAATTTAAAAATCCCTTTCACAGGGATTATGCCATCTTAGCAAGTCAAGAGAGTTTGTCAAGGGTTTTTAAGGTTGGAGCGGGTTATTGAAAAAAGTTAGAATTTTTTACCAGCAAAATCCTGACGCAGGCGGGCAAAAATTCATTTCCCCTAAACCCCTTTTCTTTTTACCCGCCCGTTTTTTGGCTTTGCCGAAAATTTTTTCGGTTTGATTTGCACAGTTATACCTTTTGTCATATTATTTTCCTCTTTAATTTATTATTTCAAAGTCGGGGTTCGGAATTTCATAAAACGTATTCCAGATATATGAAGCGCCATAAAACATTTGGACGG
This window encodes:
- the infB gene encoding translation initiation factor IF-2, translated to MELKKQKKQENFQTRPAVVVVLGHVDHGKTAILDFIRKTKVIERESGGITQHIGAYEVDEAGKKITFIDTPGHEAFSAMRSRGAKVADIAILVVAGEEGIKPQTKEAINHIKKAGIPMIVAINKTDKPEANPEKVKRELSQQDVLAESMGGKVPTVNVSAKTGKGISELLELILLLAEIQELKGDLSKPGQGVIIEAYLDSHRGPTATLVLRDGILKKGDIIGTGSVLGKIKILEDFQGKQIEKAMPSQPIIVLGLEGVPQIGEKFNVYSDIGAAQKYIEKKERKRETRQVLPVDSSKKILNLILKADVSGSLEAIEQEIKKLPQEKVALRILKSEVGEVNENDVRLAKPAKAKILCFRVKKNPIALKFAEQEKIRIKCFDIIYELFQEVRLMMEKVLSAEIVRKDIGRVKTLVVFMSEKNRQIVGGKIIEGEVEKGLKIEVYRGEEKIGRGKMINLQKNKKDIEKAGKGEEIGILYQGDVKIELGDEVVFYKEVREKGEL
- a CDS encoding ribosome-binding factor A — its product is MSERIRKVNELIKRELSQIILEEMNFPENVLVTIIKVEAAPNLYSARVYINVISTSHRARSGAGPEKEAKEAFIMLKNNIYNLQQLLNKRLRMRPIPRIEFLQEKQVQKTEKIEEILDKIKVEKQN
- a CDS encoding DUF4446 family protein yields the protein MNIEDFFNFEYIYFVLGIFLILVCLCIYFAFKQKKRLDIFFQRGEKDLEKVLTEQIKKTEKIENNLKEISEQISKLETISQKSFQKIGIIRFNPFKEVGGDQSFAIALLDLNNNGFVITSHYSRESSRVYNKEVKNGKSKYSLSNEEKKAIEKAITEVY
- a CDS encoding 3D domain-containing protein codes for the protein MKGIFKLLYLTNKARQRMNKENYKKYILATFITAIFVFVCFLFYSKINKVEAEAEVEEQETNLDFEFAAIQGSALLPLSPIPQTEIKIVKKIRVLTTAYSSTVWQTDDTPFITASGTYVKDGIVANNLLSFGTKIRIPEIYGDKIFVVEDRMHWKKGYYHVDIWFSSYLDAKTFGVKNTYIEVIKEI